One genomic window of Bacillus mycoides includes the following:
- a CDS encoding ABC transporter ATP-binding protein encodes MQQPSIILRDVSKSFGKKEVLHNLSLQVEKAEIFGLVGPSGSGKTTLIKMIAGINESTTGDVIVFNTNMPNLNEMKRIGYMAQADALYEELSAYENADFIATMYGLKGKRKKERIVEVFELVQLSEHMKKQVQHFSGGMKKRLSLAIALLHEPEILILDEPTVGIDPLLRKSIWEKFYDLKKKGTTIIVTTHIMDEAEFCERLGLIREGNLVAIGTPEELKKQTSSGRIEDVFMLEGVIES; translated from the coding sequence GTGCAGCAACCTTCAATTATTTTACGAGATGTATCAAAAAGTTTTGGGAAAAAAGAAGTTTTGCATAACCTTTCGCTGCAAGTAGAAAAAGCAGAAATTTTTGGCTTGGTTGGACCTTCCGGATCAGGGAAAACAACACTCATTAAAATGATTGCAGGTATTAATGAGTCAACTACAGGGGATGTAATTGTTTTTAATACAAACATGCCTAATCTAAATGAAATGAAAAGAATTGGTTATATGGCTCAGGCTGATGCATTATACGAAGAACTATCGGCATATGAAAATGCAGATTTTATTGCAACGATGTATGGGTTAAAAGGTAAGCGTAAGAAAGAGAGAATCGTAGAAGTTTTTGAACTTGTGCAATTATCAGAGCATATGAAAAAGCAAGTACAGCATTTTTCAGGTGGAATGAAAAAACGTTTATCATTGGCGATAGCACTCCTTCATGAACCAGAAATATTAATTTTAGATGAGCCAACAGTTGGGATAGATCCTCTACTTCGAAAATCGATTTGGGAGAAGTTTTATGACCTTAAAAAGAAAGGAACAACTATTATTGTAACAACGCACATTATGGATGAAGCTGAGTTTTGCGAACGTCTAGGGCTAATTAGAGAAGGGAATTTAGTTGCGATTGGCACACCGGAGGAATTGAAAAAACAAACATCTTCTGGACGAATTGAAGATGTCTTTATGTTAGAAGGAGTGATTGAATCATGA
- a CDS encoding GerAB/ArcD/ProY family transporter — protein sequence MGNLKFQSITLFEYIVFIHSLQLASGMLIMPSPLATTAGTDGWISIILGWIITSIIGVIIILMLQKNPNKNFSQILNTYFGKWLGTIFLLLYAFYLFFAGFNTLLKATDIVKVWIFPSTPAYQIAILLLLPFIILALSGLRALTSYSMLVFFFTTWMPLFLLFSLKSNYNPLHLLPIFKDGIYPIVKATKETITPYAGLEIAYFIYPFLQKKQKAIKGILIANTGTMFFYIYVTILSYIYFSPEGIKDVIWPVFHLLKGVRFSFVERLEIIYIAYYLIVFSTTIYPYLFFSFESVTILFQKTVRNWVLVGFMLLIVSLFVFLNPDVDQYLFIYSLMDILNIIFFILLPIFFFAYSILFTWFTRRKQL from the coding sequence ATGGGAAATCTTAAATTCCAAAGCATAACCCTATTCGAATATATTGTTTTCATTCATTCACTGCAACTTGCATCAGGTATGTTAATTATGCCAAGCCCTCTTGCCACTACCGCTGGTACAGATGGCTGGATTTCTATCATTCTGGGATGGATAATTACTTCTATAATTGGCGTAATTATTATATTAATGTTACAAAAAAATCCTAACAAAAATTTCTCTCAGATCTTAAATACATACTTTGGTAAATGGCTAGGGACAATTTTTCTTCTTTTATATGCCTTTTATCTATTTTTTGCTGGTTTTAATACTTTATTAAAGGCAACTGATATTGTAAAAGTGTGGATATTCCCTTCCACTCCTGCTTATCAAATCGCCATATTATTACTATTGCCTTTTATCATTTTAGCCCTGAGTGGGTTAAGGGCTCTTACTAGTTATTCTATGCTTGTTTTCTTCTTCACTACTTGGATGCCACTATTTCTTCTTTTTTCATTAAAAAGTAACTACAATCCTTTACATCTACTACCTATTTTTAAAGATGGCATATACCCTATTGTAAAGGCAACAAAAGAAACCATTACTCCTTATGCAGGCTTAGAAATTGCATATTTTATTTATCCGTTCTTACAAAAAAAACAAAAAGCCATAAAAGGAATACTAATAGCGAATACTGGAACCATGTTTTTCTATATATATGTGACTATTCTTTCTTATATATACTTTAGTCCGGAGGGGATAAAAGACGTAATTTGGCCAGTATTTCATCTGTTAAAAGGGGTTCGTTTTTCTTTCGTAGAACGATTAGAAATTATATATATCGCTTACTATTTGATTGTATTTTCCACTACAATATATCCGTATTTATTTTTCAGTTTCGAATCTGTAACCATTTTATTTCAAAAAACCGTTCGCAATTGGGTGCTAGTTGGTTTTATGCTATTAATAGTCAGCTTATTCGTTTTTCTAAATCCCGATGTGGATCAATATTTATTTATATATTCTCTTATGGATATCTTAAATATCATTTTCTTTATTCTATTACCAATCTTTTTTTTCGCTTACAGCATTCTTTTTACTTGGTTTACTAGGAGGAAACAGCTTTGA
- a CDS encoding TetR/AcrR family transcriptional regulator gives MKKDWLEELVAATNTDKRNERQMRILEAAVDMFGEKGYASTSTSEIAKRAGVAEGTIFRYYKTKKDLLFAVVMPTLTKFAAPFFVQAFAKEIFKTDYESYEVLLRVIIQNRFEFAKKHFPMIKILIQEVPFQPELKSEIQQLIETELLVHFKKLIAKFQEEGTIIEIPPSSVLRLTLSAVLGLLLTRFLLLPEEKWDDEVEIENTIQFILYGLTPRR, from the coding sequence ATGAAGAAGGATTGGCTGGAAGAATTAGTTGCCGCAACGAATACTGATAAACGTAATGAACGTCAAATGCGTATATTAGAGGCAGCTGTTGATATGTTTGGAGAAAAAGGGTACGCCTCAACTTCAACAAGTGAGATTGCAAAAAGAGCTGGTGTAGCGGAAGGAACAATCTTCCGCTACTATAAAACGAAAAAAGATTTATTGTTTGCAGTCGTGATGCCGACCTTAACAAAGTTTGCTGCACCATTTTTCGTACAAGCCTTTGCAAAAGAAATATTTAAAACAGATTATGAATCGTATGAAGTGCTTTTAAGAGTAATAATTCAAAATAGATTTGAATTTGCTAAAAAGCACTTTCCAATGATAAAAATATTAATTCAAGAAGTACCATTTCAGCCTGAACTAAAAAGTGAAATACAACAATTAATAGAAACAGAACTGCTTGTACATTTTAAAAAGTTGATTGCAAAGTTTCAAGAAGAAGGGACAATTATTGAAATACCACCATCTTCTGTATTACGACTTACGTTATCAGCTGTATTAGGATTACTCTTAACGAGGTTCTTATTATTGCCTGAAGAGAAATGGGACGATGAAGTGGAAATTGAAAATACGATTCAATTTATATTGTATGGACTAACGCCACGGAGGTAA
- a CDS encoding enoyl-CoA hydratase, with amino-acid sequence MLQLQNISVDYVTPHVVKISLNRERQANSLSLALLEELQTILTQINEESNTRVVILTGAGEKAFCAGADLKERANMNEEQVRHAVGMIRSTMEMVEQLPQPVIAAINGIALGGGTELSLACDFRIASDTASLGLTETSLAIIPGAGGTQRLPRLIGIGRAKELIYTGRRISAQEAKEYGLVEFVVPADLLEEKAIEIADRIANNGPIAVRLAKEAISNGIQVDLHTGLQMEKQAYEGVIHTKDRLEGLQAFKEKRKPMYKGE; translated from the coding sequence ATGCTACAATTACAAAACATTTCCGTTGACTATGTTACACCGCATGTTGTAAAGATTTCGTTAAATCGTGAAAGACAAGCTAACTCATTATCTTTGGCATTATTAGAAGAATTACAAACTATATTAACTCAAATAAACGAAGAATCAAATACGCGCGTTGTTATTTTAACAGGGGCTGGCGAAAAAGCGTTTTGCGCTGGTGCTGATTTAAAAGAGCGTGCCAACATGAATGAAGAACAAGTTCGCCATGCTGTGGGTATGATTCGTTCTACTATGGAGATGGTTGAACAATTACCACAACCAGTTATTGCTGCAATAAATGGAATCGCACTTGGTGGAGGTACTGAATTAAGCTTAGCTTGTGATTTTAGAATTGCTTCTGACACTGCAAGTCTAGGTCTCACTGAAACTTCCCTTGCAATTATACCTGGGGCGGGTGGTACTCAGCGCTTACCTAGATTAATTGGAATTGGTAGAGCGAAAGAATTAATTTATACAGGAAGACGTATTTCGGCGCAAGAAGCGAAAGAGTATGGTTTAGTAGAATTCGTAGTACCAGCTGATTTACTAGAAGAGAAAGCAATTGAAATTGCAGATCGAATTGCTAATAATGGTCCAATTGCCGTTCGATTAGCAAAAGAAGCAATTTCAAATGGTATTCAAGTAGATTTACATACCGGCTTACAAATGGAAAAACAGGCGTATGAGGGCGTAATCCATACGAAAGATAGATTAGAAGGATTACAGGCATTCAAGGAAAAACGCAAACCAATGTATAAGGGGGAGTAA
- a CDS encoding ABC transporter permease, with amino-acid sequence MRVNGVVIRIIRQFFRDKRSLAMMFGAPMLLLWLLSLVFTQKDYIPHIAVVDVPAPIVKAMKNQEASIYEYSKDKAVSELEKQKVDAVIHLENGKMNLLLEGSDSSKNRAVLQVLQKSTEKSDVSMMKPEVNYLHGSKDITMFDGLGPVLIGFFTFFFVFILSGVSFVRERLSGTLERLLSTPVRRWEIVVGYIIGFGIFAFIQSIIIVSFSVYILDLYVAGSIWLTLLITCMLSLTALTLGTFLSAYANNEFQMIQFIPLVIVPQVFFSGLFPMESMNTWLQMLGKLFPLTYGADAMRQVMIRNQGFAEIAVDLTVLFLFSLLFAVGNIFALKKHRKI; translated from the coding sequence ATGAGAGTTAATGGTGTAGTCATCCGTATCATTCGTCAATTTTTTCGAGATAAGCGTTCTTTAGCAATGATGTTTGGGGCACCAATGTTATTACTTTGGTTATTGTCGCTAGTATTTACACAAAAAGACTATATACCGCATATTGCTGTAGTCGATGTGCCTGCTCCTATAGTAAAAGCAATGAAAAATCAAGAAGCATCAATTTATGAATATAGTAAAGACAAAGCAGTTTCGGAGTTAGAAAAGCAAAAGGTAGATGCAGTAATTCATTTAGAGAATGGAAAAATGAATCTTCTATTAGAAGGCAGTGATTCATCAAAAAATCGTGCGGTACTTCAAGTATTGCAAAAGAGTACAGAGAAGAGTGATGTATCAATGATGAAGCCTGAAGTGAATTATTTACATGGCTCTAAAGACATTACGATGTTTGATGGGCTTGGTCCCGTATTAATTGGTTTCTTTACATTTTTCTTTGTATTTATATTATCCGGAGTTTCTTTCGTAAGAGAACGTTTAAGTGGTACATTAGAGAGATTATTGTCCACACCAGTGAGAAGATGGGAAATAGTTGTAGGATATATTATTGGTTTTGGAATCTTTGCATTTATACAATCTATTATAATTGTAAGTTTTTCAGTTTATATTTTAGATTTATATGTAGCTGGCTCAATATGGCTAACGCTACTTATAACATGTATGCTTTCTTTAACTGCACTAACATTAGGCACATTTTTATCGGCATACGCAAATAATGAATTTCAAATGATTCAGTTTATACCGCTTGTTATCGTGCCACAAGTTTTCTTTTCTGGGTTGTTTCCAATGGAATCCATGAATACATGGTTACAAATGTTAGGTAAATTATTTCCACTCACATATGGTGCTGACGCAATGAGACAAGTAATGATTCGGAATCAAGGGTTTGCAGAAATTGCTGTAGATCTTACTGTTTTATTTCTTTTTTCACTATTATTTGCAGTAGGAAATATATTTGCTTTAAAGAAACATCGCAAAATATAA
- a CDS encoding acetyl-CoA carboxylase biotin carboxylase subunit, protein MFQKILIANRGEIAVRIMKTCQKLGIRTVAIYSEADENALHVKLANEAYLVGGPRVQESYLNLEKIIEIAKKTNAEAIHPGYGLLSENPSFPIRCKEEGIVFIGPSEEIITKMGSKIESRIAMQAADVPVVPGITTNIETAEEAIEIAKQIGYPLMLKASAGGGGIGMQLMETEQTLTKAFESNKTRAQNFFGNGEMYLERYIADAHHIEIQLLADTHGNTVYLWERECSVQRRNQKVIEEAPSPFLDEGTRKAMGEVAVQAAKALGYTNAGTVEFLVDDQKNFYFLEMNTRLQVEHPVTEEITGLDLVEQQLLIAYGEKLSFTQDDVKRSGHAIEARIYAEDPKTFFPSPGKITDLTLPTNVRIDHFLENQVTITPFYDPMIAKVIAHGETREEAISKLQDALQELKVEGIKTNTPMLLQVLEDDVFKSGIYTTGFVTKQLVKK, encoded by the coding sequence ATGTTTCAAAAAATATTAATTGCTAATCGCGGGGAAATCGCAGTTCGCATTATGAAAACTTGTCAAAAACTTGGCATTCGTACCGTTGCTATTTATTCTGAGGCTGATGAAAATGCCCTTCATGTAAAATTGGCAAATGAAGCTTACTTAGTAGGCGGTCCACGTGTCCAAGAAAGCTATTTAAACCTTGAAAAAATTATTGAAATAGCTAAGAAGACAAATGCTGAAGCAATCCATCCGGGGTACGGATTATTATCAGAGAATCCATCCTTTCCGATTCGCTGTAAAGAAGAAGGAATCGTATTTATCGGTCCTTCAGAAGAAATCATTACTAAGATGGGAAGTAAAATTGAGTCACGTATAGCGATGCAAGCAGCAGATGTGCCAGTAGTTCCAGGCATTACTACAAATATTGAAACTGCTGAAGAAGCAATTGAAATTGCAAAACAAATTGGTTATCCATTAATGCTTAAGGCATCCGCAGGCGGCGGAGGCATTGGAATGCAGTTGATGGAAACTGAGCAAACGCTCACCAAAGCATTTGAAAGTAATAAAACAAGAGCGCAAAATTTCTTTGGTAACGGAGAAATGTATTTAGAGCGCTATATAGCAGATGCACACCATATTGAAATTCAGCTTTTAGCAGATACACATGGTAATACAGTGTATTTATGGGAACGTGAATGTTCAGTGCAGCGCCGAAATCAAAAAGTAATTGAAGAAGCGCCTTCACCATTTTTAGATGAGGGTACACGAAAGGCTATGGGAGAAGTTGCTGTACAAGCTGCTAAAGCTCTTGGTTATACAAATGCTGGCACAGTGGAGTTTCTTGTAGATGATCAAAAGAACTTTTATTTCTTAGAGATGAATACGAGATTACAAGTAGAACATCCAGTTACAGAAGAAATTACTGGGTTAGATCTAGTTGAACAACAACTACTTATCGCATATGGTGAGAAGCTATCATTTACACAAGATGATGTAAAACGTAGTGGTCATGCCATCGAGGCTCGTATTTATGCAGAAGATCCGAAAACATTCTTCCCATCACCTGGGAAAATTACAGATCTAACGTTACCGACAAATGTACGTATTGATCACTTTTTGGAGAATCAAGTAACGATTACACCTTTCTATGATCCAATGATTGCGAAAGTAATCGCTCATGGCGAAACTCGTGAAGAAGCGATTTCAAAATTACAGGATGCGCTGCAAGAGTTAAAAGTAGAAGGTATTAAAACGAATACACCAATGCTACTACAAGTATTGGAAGATGATGTGTTCAAAAGTGGTATTTATACAACGGGTTTTGTAACGAAACAACTTGTTAAAAAATAA
- the mvaB gene encoding hydroxymethylglutaryl-CoA lyase, with amino-acid sequence MKLPNFAVIKEVGPRDGLQNEKKIVGTKDKVKWIQLLTEAGLSYVEVSSFVHPKWVPALADASDVFSELKRDPNVTYAALVPNQNGLERAFLQNVDEVNVFLSASESHNKSNINKSVKEALAVIEDITKQATFEGKKVRGYVSTVFGCPYEGDISVEAVDEICNQLFSYGIYEISLGDTIGVANPLQVEQVLEHLLKKYDASQFAMHFHNTYGMALANVVKSLEHGITTFDSSCGGLGGCPYAPGASGNVATDDLVHMLHKLGVQTNIDEEKLLRASHFIQNKLNIQLPSHVYRALQHKTISR; translated from the coding sequence TTGAAACTACCTAATTTTGCTGTCATTAAAGAAGTCGGGCCACGTGATGGCTTACAGAATGAAAAAAAGATTGTTGGCACAAAAGATAAAGTAAAATGGATTCAACTACTTACAGAAGCGGGATTGTCGTACGTTGAAGTTTCCTCATTCGTTCACCCTAAATGGGTTCCTGCATTAGCAGATGCAAGTGATGTATTTTCTGAGCTAAAAAGGGATCCAAATGTTACATATGCAGCGCTTGTTCCAAATCAAAATGGTTTGGAACGAGCTTTTTTGCAAAATGTAGATGAGGTGAATGTTTTTTTATCAGCAAGTGAATCTCATAATAAAAGTAATATTAATAAATCAGTTAAAGAAGCATTAGCTGTAATTGAAGATATAACAAAACAAGCAACATTCGAAGGGAAAAAGGTAAGGGGCTATGTTTCTACTGTATTTGGATGTCCTTATGAAGGAGATATAAGTGTTGAAGCGGTTGACGAAATATGTAATCAACTATTTTCATACGGCATTTATGAAATCTCACTTGGTGACACGATTGGTGTAGCGAATCCGTTACAAGTAGAGCAAGTATTAGAACATTTATTAAAGAAATATGATGCTTCGCAGTTTGCGATGCATTTTCATAATACGTATGGAATGGCACTAGCAAATGTAGTTAAGTCTTTAGAACATGGTATTACAACGTTTGATAGTTCTTGTGGTGGACTGGGAGGATGTCCTTATGCACCAGGAGCATCGGGTAATGTTGCTACTGATGACTTAGTACATATGCTCCATAAGTTAGGTGTCCAAACAAATATAGACGAAGAAAAGTTATTGAGAGCTAGTCATTTTATTCAAAATAAGTTAAATATCCAATTACCGAGTCATGTGTATAGAGCGCTTCAACATAAAACGATAAGTAGGTGA
- a CDS encoding acetyl-CoA carboxylase biotin carboxyl carrier protein subunit, which produces MMTKVYASMAGNVWKIVVGVGDTVEEEQDVVILESMKMEIPIVSEEAGTVMKINVQEGDFVNEGDVLLEIE; this is translated from the coding sequence ATGATGACGAAAGTATATGCATCGATGGCAGGAAATGTTTGGAAGATTGTTGTAGGAGTAGGAGACACAGTAGAGGAAGAGCAGGATGTCGTCATTTTGGAATCTATGAAAATGGAAATTCCAATCGTTTCAGAAGAAGCCGGAACTGTTATGAAAATTAACGTACAAGAAGGCGATTTTGTAAATGAAGGAGATGTATTACTAGAAATTGAATAG
- a CDS encoding Ger(x)C family spore germination protein, giving the protein MIRKWIWIVICCVCLIGCSQRIPLEKVSLILLIALDRNSNGDVKVGTSIPLFHHRQQKSTIENWTQASTVYNGFSKIDTKLTGYMTASKAEIILIGKKLAQEANWMQELDSSYRDPYATINAKVVLVDGPVEEIFTINKPDKPSLPSYISSVIESSIQNNQSVSSTIQQLMREQNEEGMTQAVPVIKKTKNEIDTIGIALLDRQGKFLTRIPKKDVKFFNLINKPKNKGRMILHLVLPPKKSNKKPNTSILVQNATRKVDVNFQNGKFVFNLDINANVALIEKTNANLIKGHYDNKKNINNLKSAIQKEINKKLQDILDEIQQNKIDPIGLSLYARAFQYKEWKKLKGNWLQALAEAKINVKTHVKIKDTGTIRN; this is encoded by the coding sequence TTGATTCGAAAATGGATATGGATTGTAATCTGTTGTGTATGTTTAATTGGTTGTAGTCAGAGAATTCCTCTTGAGAAGGTTTCATTAATCCTTTTAATTGCCTTGGATAGAAACTCTAATGGAGACGTAAAGGTGGGCACAAGCATACCACTCTTTCATCATAGACAGCAAAAAAGTACTATAGAGAACTGGACTCAGGCATCAACTGTATATAATGGATTCAGTAAGATAGATACGAAGTTAACGGGCTATATGACAGCCTCCAAAGCTGAAATCATTTTAATTGGGAAAAAATTGGCCCAAGAAGCAAATTGGATGCAGGAGCTTGATTCTTCTTACCGTGATCCTTACGCTACCATTAATGCTAAAGTAGTACTTGTTGATGGACCTGTAGAAGAAATTTTCACAATTAATAAGCCCGATAAACCATCACTACCATCTTATATAAGTAGTGTAATCGAATCCTCCATTCAAAATAATCAATCCGTTTCTTCCACTATTCAACAATTAATGAGAGAACAAAATGAAGAAGGAATGACACAAGCTGTTCCAGTTATCAAAAAAACAAAAAATGAAATTGACACGATAGGAATTGCACTTTTAGATCGACAAGGAAAATTTTTAACTCGTATCCCTAAAAAAGATGTTAAATTCTTCAATCTTATAAATAAGCCCAAAAATAAAGGCCGGATGATACTACACCTTGTGCTTCCTCCTAAAAAATCCAACAAAAAACCAAACACTTCTATCTTGGTACAGAATGCGACAAGGAAGGTAGATGTTAATTTTCAAAACGGAAAGTTTGTATTTAATCTCGATATAAATGCAAATGTAGCTTTAATAGAAAAAACCAATGCGAATTTAATTAAGGGACATTATGATAATAAAAAAAACATAAATAATTTAAAGAGTGCTATTCAAAAAGAAATTAATAAGAAGTTACAAGATATTTTGGATGAAATACAGCAGAATAAAATTGATCCAATCGGATTATCCCTATATGCTAGAGCTTTTCAATATAAAGAGTGGAAAAAACTAAAAGGAAATTGGTTGCAAGCGTTAGCAGAGGCTAAAATAAATGTAAAGACACACGTCAAAATAAAAGATACTGGGACCATTAGAAATTAG
- a CDS encoding acyl-CoA dehydrogenase, whose amino-acid sequence MEFTLTREKQMIKEMVRDFAEKEIAPKAVYYDKTAEFPYETFQKMGELGLLGIPFPEEYGGSGGDTVSYALAVEEIGRACGGTGLSYAATISLGASPIYYFGTEEQKQKYLVPMASGKTLGAFGLTEPNAGSDAGGTQTKAILDGDEYVISGEKCWITNAEYANTIIVTAINGVEDNGRKRISAFIVPTTSEGLTISSPYDKMGVRASNTCEIVLDGVRVPKENILGDVNKGFKQFLYTLDGGRISIAALAVGIAQSAFERALQYAKERQQFGKTISNFQAIQFKLADMATEVELARNLVHKAAWLKDNDKPFGKEAAMAKLFASEAASRIANHAVQIHGGYGYMREYEVERYIRDAKLLEIGEGTSEIQRLVIARHLGCR is encoded by the coding sequence ATGGAATTTACTCTAACTCGCGAAAAACAAATGATTAAAGAAATGGTACGTGACTTTGCTGAAAAGGAAATCGCACCGAAAGCTGTGTATTATGACAAAACTGCAGAGTTTCCATATGAAACATTTCAAAAAATGGGCGAACTAGGATTGTTAGGCATCCCATTCCCAGAAGAGTATGGAGGTTCAGGTGGCGATACAGTATCGTACGCGTTAGCAGTTGAAGAAATTGGTCGTGCTTGTGGTGGTACTGGTTTAAGCTATGCTGCAACAATTTCATTAGGTGCGTCTCCAATTTATTATTTCGGTACAGAAGAACAAAAACAAAAATATTTAGTTCCAATGGCGTCAGGGAAAACATTAGGTGCTTTCGGATTAACAGAGCCAAACGCTGGATCTGATGCAGGGGGCACACAAACGAAAGCAATATTAGATGGCGATGAATATGTTATTAGTGGCGAAAAGTGTTGGATCACAAATGCAGAGTATGCAAATACAATTATTGTAACCGCTATCAACGGTGTTGAAGACAATGGTAGAAAACGTATTTCTGCATTTATCGTACCGACTACTAGTGAAGGATTAACGATTTCAAGCCCTTACGATAAGATGGGTGTTCGTGCTTCTAATACTTGTGAAATCGTACTTGATGGTGTGCGTGTACCGAAAGAAAATATACTTGGTGATGTAAATAAAGGATTTAAACAATTCTTATATACACTTGATGGAGGACGTATTTCAATCGCAGCATTAGCAGTAGGTATTGCACAATCTGCATTTGAACGTGCATTGCAATATGCGAAAGAACGTCAACAATTTGGAAAAACGATTTCTAATTTCCAAGCGATTCAATTTAAATTAGCTGATATGGCGACTGAAGTGGAATTAGCGCGTAATTTAGTACATAAAGCAGCTTGGTTAAAAGATAACGATAAACCTTTCGGTAAAGAAGCGGCTATGGCAAAGTTGTTTGCATCTGAAGCAGCTAGTCGTATCGCGAATCATGCAGTACAAATTCATGGTGGATATGGCTATATGCGTGAATATGAAGTTGAACGATATATTCGTGATGCAAAACTGTTAGAAATTGGTGAAGGAACTTCTGAAATTCAACGTCTCGTAATTGCAAGACATTTAGGATGTAGATAA
- a CDS encoding spore germination protein — protein MSLNEETLETKTDITIEKIQTSNLNELKNTLDNIFDISADLIEHPLQLKTNTNILLYYFEGLTDGVALKGNVVTPLLQAVNEDSQIFNSNIIATHTKIVYTWNEIKEGLLEGQCVLFMEGEKRSLLINTKGWAERAIQEPISEVTIKGSHDGFIENATKNIGLIRRYIPSTELKIKKLTIGERATSLVYLIYLGDVANEDVVQEIETRICKIKTDAVLSIGELSNFTKDQNWTPFPQAYLSERPDAISNHILDGKVAVLIDRSPGAMIVPMNLIGFFQTPDDYNIHWLIASFFRLLRFAGFIIAIFLPAIYIAIVSFHFEIIPLDLYTSIATSRVKVPFSPLLEAFIMEITLEMLREAGIRLPQPIGQTIGIVGGIVIGQAAVQAGLVSNVMVIIVSITAIASFIVSNYDLSSCIRLIRFPMMLLAYFYGIVGIVSGLMLLFAHFVSLTSYGSPYGLPIAPFRLQELKDSFVRFPISMITTRSSTGQPKQRKKKEGGSHGKS, from the coding sequence TTGTCCTTAAATGAAGAGACCTTAGAAACTAAGACAGATATAACCATTGAAAAAATCCAAACAAGTAACTTAAATGAACTTAAAAACACATTAGATAATATCTTTGATATTAGTGCAGATTTGATTGAACATCCTTTGCAATTAAAAACAAACACGAATATTTTACTATATTATTTTGAAGGCCTTACAGATGGTGTTGCATTAAAAGGAAATGTTGTTACACCATTATTACAAGCAGTGAATGAAGACAGTCAAATATTTAATTCTAATATTATTGCTACTCATACCAAAATAGTATATACGTGGAATGAAATTAAAGAAGGATTACTTGAGGGACAATGTGTACTGTTTATGGAAGGAGAAAAGAGGTCCCTTCTAATAAATACAAAAGGTTGGGCAGAGAGAGCGATTCAAGAACCCATTTCAGAAGTTACTATTAAAGGCTCACATGATGGGTTTATTGAGAATGCCACAAAAAACATAGGCTTAATTCGTCGATATATTCCTTCTACTGAATTGAAAATTAAAAAATTGACAATTGGAGAACGCGCCACTTCTTTAGTCTATTTAATTTACTTAGGGGATGTAGCAAACGAAGATGTGGTCCAAGAAATAGAAACTAGAATCTGTAAAATTAAAACGGATGCGGTATTGAGCATTGGAGAACTATCTAATTTTACAAAGGATCAAAATTGGACTCCTTTTCCACAGGCTTATTTAAGTGAACGCCCAGATGCCATTTCTAATCATATACTTGATGGAAAAGTAGCAGTGTTAATTGATAGATCTCCTGGTGCGATGATTGTCCCAATGAATTTAATTGGATTTTTTCAGACTCCAGATGATTATAATATACATTGGCTCATTGCATCATTTTTTCGCTTATTACGATTTGCAGGATTTATTATAGCTATTTTTTTACCCGCAATTTATATTGCTATAGTCTCTTTTCACTTTGAAATCATTCCTTTAGATCTATACACTTCTATTGCAACGTCAAGAGTTAAAGTCCCTTTCTCTCCTTTATTGGAAGCTTTTATAATGGAAATCACACTAGAAATGCTACGTGAAGCTGGTATTCGCTTACCACAACCAATTGGACAAACAATTGGAATTGTTGGAGGGATTGTAATTGGGCAGGCGGCTGTTCAAGCTGGTCTTGTGAGTAACGTTATGGTTATTATCGTATCTATTACCGCCATTGCATCATTTATTGTTTCTAATTATGATTTATCAAGTTGTATTCGGCTTATTCGTTTTCCAATGATGTTATTGGCCTATTTTTATGGGATTGTAGGTATTGTTAGTGGATTAATGCTCTTATTTGCTCATTTTGTTTCACTAACTTCCTATGGTTCACCATATGGATTGCCAATTGCACCATTTCGTCTCCAAGAGTTAAAAGATTCTTTTGTAAGATTTCCTATTTCTATGATCACCACCCGCTCGAGTACAGGACAGCCGAAACAAAGAAAGAAAAAAGAAGGTGGTTCGCATGGGAAATCTTAA